The DNA segment gttaaaataaaaactgaaaatgaatatgaCAAAGTGGACTTGGAAACCCAAAGGCTTGGCGAAGTCAATAAACAGCATTCAAGCACACATGATTTAGAGAAGGATGACAAAAAAGAAGTGCAACAATTTCCATATATCGATGAAAATGTTAGTATGATTCGAGCTGTTCATGGTATTTCTGTCCAACGggaattttcaaaatgtgATAATGTATATACTACTCTCGATAATGATATATCGTCAGACTATGATaggaaagaaaaaatgCCAAACGATTAGTTTTTCGGCCAATGgaagataaaaatacaaactCCTCTGTGGCTAACTTATGGCCAACGCAGGGAGATAGGGATGTTTAATTATGGCCGTAATCTTTCAAGAAGGAAATGCTAATTTAATATAGACGAACAAAACGTCTGCTTATTTCCTTGAGTCAAATGATAGCAAATTGAATTCCTAGtcaattaattattgaGATCCTAAAACACCAAGGTTTTTAATACTGTCCATTTCTTAGTAGTTTTCACGATGCGGTAAGATGAAAAACataaatttagaatttaGTATATAagtaaaaaattattatatgcacggttaatatataaagcGTATATTTAGGAAAAACAGTagatatacatatatatataaggatACACACACTAGCATAACCATTCAAGAACGGTATAATCATATTTGTCGTCGTTATACTATAGTATACAGCACTTGAAGatgaacaaaaataaagCAACTAATCATCGAGTCGCTAAGAAAGCACAGAATGATCACATCcctaaatatataaaagacCAACCATGGTTCTATAAAGATGACAAAAAGTTGaataatagtaatgatGACCAAAACTCTGAGAATAAGAATGAAGATGACTATTTATTGCATCATagacaaaaaaataaaggaAATAATGCATTGgatatcaataataacTCTGAGGCTAAAATTGGCATGGGTATAAATGATGAAGTGGTTAAAATTTCTCAAAGAAGCTATAGAAAAAATAGAGGAACGATTTCCCAAACTTGCGCAAACTGTGGATTAGAGGGACATGTTACAAGAGATTGTCTTGAAAGGCCGACAAAAATAGTTAAACAAGCCAATGGCGATACAGAAGAGCCTATATCTGTAAGGAGTGAAAATATAGCTTCTGATTACGATGCAAAACGAGATAGATGGTTTGGTTTTTCATGGAAAGGTGATAATGAAGTGCTCTCAAGCTGGCAAAAGAGGCAAGAGAAAGCAACTATAGAAGAAGGCTCCACCCGTGATATTACCAACAATGAAGCGACAGAATGGGATACTGATGAGGAAATTGAATTGACGAAGCTAGGGTTATATAAGGATGATACGGGACTTTTGAAAGTTGACGATGCAGATAAAAAGGGTATTAAAATGATGTCAGTAAGACTAAGAGAAGATAAAGCCAACTATcttaaagatatttattcCGAAGACATCAAATACGATCCTAAATCCAGAATATATAAGGACTCAAAAGTAGGCGAAGTAAATGAGAAATCAAATATGTTCCATAGATATTTAACCGGAGAAGGTGtagaatttgataaattgaataaaatctCTATAGAGAATGCAAAAAAGGAAGGGATAAAAAGTATGGATACCAATCCGGATAAGGTCAAACATGTATTAATTGCGAATCCAACGAAGTACGAGAAGATGGTAAAAGAGATGAGAGAACACCCCAAAGAAGATGAGAGTAAGGTGAAAACCGTGAATTACAACGATCTTGAAGCACGACCAGTAGAAGGCAAGAgacaaaaaaagaagacaaaaaaaatattagcCGATATGTATGGATGATTAGAAATCATTGTACTTTTACATTAGCTCACATACATgcacatatataaatacacATACGTGCATACACATTCACAATAGCATGGGGACCATATTCAATTTAAGGCATTGCAAGTTTGGGTTTCCTATCGAACTATTTTAATACATTCACCCAGAAGAACATAGTATTGGATTCCAAAGGAGAATATTGCAGACTGACTTCCCTTTGATTAGACTAGGCTTCTTGAGAGAACCTCTTAATCCAAGCTCTCACCTCAACCTTCAATGGTGTCaacaatatcaatatatcCATCGTAACCTTCACCTTTATTGTACAAGTGTTATTCAAAGCCCTTTGTGGGTATCGTTTCGTTGTTTTCACCATAGCGGGATAGCGGGAGAGTCATCGTAGGTGGCGGAGTAAAATGGCGTATGCTCAACATCATTTCTCCGGATGGAGACGCGATTATCTGGGGAGAAACACTTGCAGTAGAGCCCCCCCCGGGCGCGTTGTCTGCCAACATTCTTTGTTGTGTGATATCCGCACCACGTCTACAAATGCCTGGCTGGGCCCGTTTTGTGCCAAATTTTCTGTCTGGACACGGCATCGTGCAGTTGTTTCGTGCGTTTTATTCTTAGGAGAAACCTTGTTTCGAGTGCGTGGCCCTGAGAAGGACATGTtgctattattaatatccTCAGATTCGAAGAGAGATTCACGCACAATGCTATTCTGTTGCTGAGATAGGTTCGTACAGAAATACCCACTTTGTTAACATTTCGGTCGAAACATACCagtaattaattttttctacgcagaaattattaatcattaaaaatcCAGAAGCGGTAACGCAACATACCAACTTTGTTGGTATTTTTGAAGTTTAAAGCCTTAGCCTCGCATAACTTGATGCCCagtaattgaaaaatactACTaactataataatatacTTATTTAATCATTACAGCATTCAAGGAAAAACTTCCATTGCTATTTTGTGTTGTTTTAATCTAGTAAACCTTACTACTTATAagtttttatatatatatatatatagggAGTTGGCTTATTGTGCATATTGCCAatctattatattcataCTTTTTTGTTAACTCATCTGCTTCCTAATCAGTTGCAATACACTCATTAGGAGATTATTTGCTACAGTAAATTTATTGGCACAAATTAAATAGATTACAAAAATAGACACTAAgtctttatattttcaagaTGACCTCTGGTTCTAGGGAGTTGCCTAAAGATTATAGGCATTTACAGATTCCAAATAGCGATGCTCACACATACGAAAGCTATTCGCAGCATAGTTATAGAGACGGCTCAGACAGTAGACAGTCGCCTAATTATATGAGGCCGCAACATTCTCCAGCTGCAAATAGGCAACGTAAATATTATAACGATACTGCTGGTAACAGTTTGTCCCGTGGGAATTctcattcaactgtcagaaGCCGGCAAAATCAGTCTAGAAATATCAGTCCCGTGTCTATCAGCAGTGTTGATAGTAATTCATCCATGGGAAGCCAGAATATGGGGAACTCTCACTATACTACACACACTCAAAGGTCAAGAGGAGATTCCTACAGTTACTCAGCAAATCATATGCCAGCAAGCCATACATCCCCCCATATAAAACCTATTGCAAGTAATGGAAGCGGCTATGAACAGAATAACTGGAGAAACAGTAGACAGAAGGCGAGAGTAAGTATGTATCATGATGTTTACGTCAACACTGAGAACATGAGAATGAATAACAAAAGGGGTGTGAACATGGGACAGTATGATACATCTGCTACAAATAACAGCAACAAGTGGAATGTTGAATCAACCTATGATTACAACCCGTACAGTAACAATAATGATAGTGGATACCTAAGTTTGTACTTAACGCCATATCAAAtacaaagaaagaaaatgcAGAGCTGTTTCACTTTTCCAAATGGAGAAAAATTTACACCAAAGgaagaaataaaaagacAGAATAAGGCTTTGGAAGAACAACTAGCATGCGGAAATAAggaagaaagaaataaaaatggattACCCATATCGAATAACAACAGAAAtagcaacaacaacaataatagtCATACAAATATGAACAATGCAGATAAACCAAAGACACTGGTTGGTTCAATCGCTAGAATATTTGgtatgaagaagaagtcCAATTTCCAAacaatgaatataaatacagCTGAGAAAGAATCAGATAGAATGTATTTTGCAGAGCCGAAAGATCATCAGCATAATATACCCAATTTTAGATCTAACCAGGTCGATGGCAGTGACTCGGTACTGCTTAAAATAAATGACATTTCTGATGCAGATAGCCCTTCGACGTTTATGAATAATAGTactaaaaaaattaagttTAGCAATGATGTAGATATTAGAGGGACGTGGTCTAGTCTTGAATACGAAAGAAAACCTGATATAATTACAGTGAGCTATGACCACTTTATAGAAGGCCCCTTAAATTCCCAGGATTCAATTACACGAGATCAACAAAACCAATCTCCTTCTAGTAAGAAAATTAAGGCGGaagttaataaattcaaagaaacTGAAATGTTCGTTCATCAAGATAGCATACAATATACCCATTATTTTATACTTTGATAgtaaataacaaaatatgaatGGATTTTTGAATACACAAGGAAGctatatatacatatataacttAGAAAcataacatttttaatattttaatattttttatttttattaataatttcttattattCATAGTTGTAAATTCTTTTCTATTCCCATTATGAAATGAACAAATAATTgaacttttaaataataacttgaaacgcattatttaaaaattgaactATATTTCcttttatttataacaCTCAACCAATgttattttacaaaaaatattatgttcTTATATACTTTATAGACTCATGTCaaaatgaagaaacaaGCAAACATTAAACAGACAGTTATAATCACAAGCGACCATGATCTTGTCCCTATTAAACAATAAACTCTGATTTTACTTTAATGtctattatttgatattcttAATTGTATAAACCTATAGCATAAGATATCTCAAAAATTATGCTATAGGTTTTCAATCATCTGAcatgaaatataaaatatcgATGCGATGGTGACTAGTGTAATCGTACAATCAGTGCATGGCTTTCTTGTATTagcaaatattaaattaaataagaaTAGTTTAGAGttacaattgaattattaattacttttaaaattgtGTCCCTTATATAccttttattatttatttttgcCAATCTCTTATGATGATCTTTTGATACACCTAATCTCAACAACATATAGAGTATATTTCATTGTTATTGGAAGATCAACTTACTACTCGCATAAGCACTCATTAACAACATGTAATGAGACAATTATAAGCAGAAAATTTGAACACATTCTCAAATACGaaaaaaatacatattGTGCCACTTCTCTATGTCTTATCAGTAATTGTTAAATCTTTTAGAATTTGACAAGAGATGAAAAGTTGACAATATTTTGTACTTCCATTAAGCAATCAATGCGTAAATACCAAACACCAATTTAAGCGAGTCAAAAACTTTATAGCTACTTAAGTTAAAGTACTTGAGAAACCTATATACAATATACATAGGGATATTCCGGTTAGACAGGAGGGGTGATAAAGTGAAAGATCTGGCGCTGTTCTTTTGATCTTCAAGGCTTGGGATCGGGGATCTAGAAAACACAAAATAAGAGTGGCTATAAATATTCTTATACAATCAAAACTGTAATACACTAATTTAACTGGTTACAAAATTTTACTTGGCATGCAATTGACAGGGGCATGTAGTGCATGCCAGATCCAACGGATCTGACAATAATTGTAAACTTAAATCTGGACTGCTAGTTTTTTTCCACTAGTTCCGCGTGTCAAGAATAATTGTAGTAGTACCGGGCCAGAGGTGCATAATTTGTGACgcaaatattatattaatttgtggtaattattagaaaatttattttgattgtACCGTTTAATAGGGTTAATGTTGTCCCGGAAGTCAGCTTCCTTGTGCtaatttgaaaatgcaAATTGCGTCAGGGGTAGAACAATATAAAAGAGAACAAAAAGGAAAACGTTTGAGGCCCAAGCAGAACCGAAAAAGGAAACTAACTTATTATACTTTTAGTTCAGATCAACGACATCTTCTTGACCTATCTTACATCGTTATAAAggaaaattttattagttATATCTTTAAAAGTGTTATCATTCTCCTAAATTACTGTACAAGATTCTCTGCAGCTACTAATATATCTTCTATTTCGTTAAGGTAGATATCTCTCTAAATTTGACTTTTTTCATTCCATAGTATGTTAGTTAAGTACTCTCTCTGGATTACTTACAAGTCACAACTAAGTAATATAATGTTTGTTTCATTCTATTTCTTGACCATTTTCATACAATAAAGttactttttattttattatgagGCGACATTTCAAAACTTTGTGACTGCTTTCtgcaaaataatttaacaacaAAACTACTAATGTCGTTAGGGTACGCtgttttctctttcttgTTGTGTTTTTTTGGCTCAAAAATACAACCGTGCATCAGtagttattataataaaaatagaatatCTTGGCAAAAAAATAGCTTTCAGAGGAAAACGATGTAGTTGTTAACACGGCAAATAATGTAAATACATTATCATCATGTATTTTAAAAGGTATTGTTTTATGGGTTTTTTTAACTATAGGTCAATATAAACCTTCTTGAGTTCAAGCATAAAATATGACGAGACACTTTCTCTATTATGTACTGcttataatttaatttttaagtAAGTGTTTATAGAGGGcataattttgataattacTGGCACTTGAAAATGTTTTGATTATCGTTAAAGAGGCAACATATTCGTATTGACCATCTTTTAATActatataataatcaattgtACTGTAATTATATGTGTTCTTTTAGTTATAACGTAATTAGTGCTATTATCtccttttatatatacatggTTTCAATAACCATTTACCTTCTGCTATTTTGgttcttttcttttctaaCTCTTCCTTTTCTGTCTCAACTTCGATGAATTTTTGTCTTCTCTCAAGTTTTGCaattctttcttcaattatATCTTGAGCtggtttgaaaaattcaaatcttGTAAACATTTTATTGCCAACATCGGTTGTTTTATGGAAAAATCccattaattttaaagcATTTACAAATTCATCACCGCTACCatctttatcattaaatcTGGACTTGATTTCAGATATCCATAATTCACCCCTAGGAGTTAACAATCTATATGCTTCCTTAATAAAATCTAAGAAATTAGTACCCATTAAAGCTAGACAAAATATAACGATAGAACATGATTCATCTGGAAGAGGAACATTTTTGATATCAGCAACGGTTATTCTTTCATTGACCCTTTTCAAGTCAAAACTATGAACTTTATGctttcttttaaaaaatggcTTTTTAGCCTTTTGATTGATGCCTTTAAAATAGTTATCGACATCTAGGGCAAGCTTAGCTTCACCACATCCCATATCGGCAATTACGATCGTTTTATCCTTTAAACCTGGTAAACCACCTGGGGCATTTACAGGTTTTTGAGATCTAACACGAATTTCATTTACCATAACATCAACTGGGTTTTCTGGCCATGCTTGGACTTGAGACCTGAAGCCGTCATGatattcatcaaatatttgTGGCTGttcttcaattaatttcaaagcATCGTCAGATTGAATCGTATATAATTGCTCATTGATCCATCTAAATCTTGATCCAGTCAATTTAGCCATCATCTTTTGTTGTAAAGGCGTTAGTTTTTTAATTGGCGTTATAGGTTGCATATTGCTTGGATTATTTCCTTCAGTTACTTCGgattcatttaattcatcatgttttcttttctgGGAGTTGTTAGCTTTCTTCAAATCTTGCTTTACTGCATGTTCTTCTTGTTTCGGTTCcttttcttgttcttgttcCTCTTTTTGCTCTTCATCCTTTTTGTTGTTTAATTCTGTATCAACATTCTTTCCTTGCTGCAGTAACCTTTTCTTTTGCTTGTTTAACTTCTTCTTATCCTTTctaattttcttcttctcttcCTGTTCTTCAGTTAATTCTTTTCTGTTAGCTTTGTCATATATGACTTTACTGCTCTTAATATCCCATCCATCGACTGCAAATAAGGACATTTTGGCTtgtataaatttaatttaaacGTAGTAGTTATTCTTTCAAATCAACTTTAACAGTGTTAATTTACTCCAGCTTACTTTTGGAATCAATAACTTTAGATCCAAATTCTATTTCACTTTAAAGTACCTTTTGATTTCTCTGCTTtacattaaataaaaaattttcataatgttttgcgatgagatgagatgccaatattttcaaatttgaaaaatcacAAAGctataaaaaataagaagTTTCACTTGTATCGCAACAAAAGTGGCagttaatataatatagaGGGTATCGATATTaaagtttatttattgtatatacaatattttaatgtgATGATGCTAATGCTaatatattacaaataaGTATAAATAGTGAGATGCAAACAATTTCttgaaacattttttatttctaagTATCAACGTTCCCtggatattttaaatacaaaatCGAAGATCTATTGGCGTTCACTTCGATGAACCAACTTTTCAAAAGTCTTGGATTTTGATTGACGAAGTTCTTTATGGATtctctatatatattaatgattaCCATATCAGGTACTTTATGAATATCaagtttcttttttatcaGGGAATGGTTGATTGTAActgtattatattttaaatttatgaATAGTTTGCAATGTTTATGGCAATATGAGAATAATCTGtgtaaattatttaagtCCATTGTATCTCCTGCATTATTAACTCTTATTAACTctattttttgaagatCAACCAgatattcttttaataatgtaAACTCATAATGAGAAAATTTGTTGCTAAAGGTATCATTGTTTTCAGCAAAAATGAGTTTTGGAATGGTAATGTTTTCAGTGTTCCCATCTAATTTTTGTAGTTTTAATAGTTTAAGTAAATAATCTGTAGAAACCAAATCTTCACAATCAAATAgtaaaatttttaacaaaatattgttatatttcttCGAGTTGGTTTCTGGTATCCTAGCAATACCTTTGGATCCCGATTCCTCATCCAAAGCATCTCTGGATTCAACACTTTCACAAGCTATTCGTTCAGCTACCTGGGGTTTTAAAACTAAATCAACTGGCAAACATTTTCCAGGATTTTCACCATCCTCCATGTTTTCATGAGAGGTCTGCTCTTCTCTGAGCTTCAAATATACATGTggattaaattttttatctatACGGCTTGCATATGGACTGGTAATTTCAATCTCATTTCTTAAGTCTTTATATTGTAAAGTTTCTATATAGTTGCACTCTACCCCATCATCATAgtaatttaatgatttatatttccgattttttgtttcaaaaacaCTTTCTTGTTTCGAATTAGCTTCTTCAGAATCATTACtaatatctttttcattGGATATCCtattagaaaataacaacttttttaatatagAGCTATCTACAACCCAGTTATTATCATATAATTCGTGTCTATTTTCGATACAACTTTTCCAATGCTCACATTCATCgattaatgaatttttctcatcaatcaattttatGTATTCAATATCGAATTCATTACATCTAGAATTCACTGAACCAAAAATTCTTACTTTTTTGCAATgcaattttttaaatgattcaTAGCGATTactattaaataaattcagagttctaaatttttcaactgAAATTTTACAGGATAAGTAGTCAAAATGATCATTCACTGaattatcatcaattttaattacaataaattcttttttattaattgatctgattttaaaatgttGAACAAACCCTGATATGGAAACACAATTTAATGGATGgttattaatgaaaaaaatattattatctaaagattgatatttataatagtTTAAATGGATTTGTTTATTCTTATAGAAATTCTTCACAATATCATATGTCAATAGATTTTTGTATctaaaatgataaaaaaattcatcaatCTCTTCAccttttttaaaatcataataatgattattaaatttgaataaatttggaatgtagaaatatttgttaCCTTCTATATGGGTCACATAATCGTAACTTTCCATAACATATCTAGTAAGACTGTTATTAGTTATTATCTTGTGTGTGTCTATGCGTTTGGTTTTGATTAAAACGAGATTATATCACTTGCCTATTTTTGTTTGACACTtggaaattcaaaataaaatacacGTATAAAATGcaaattcaatatcttaGCGTAACTTCCCAAGCGTACaccaaataaatatagCTGTTTAAAATGtacattattatatttttaattttcgatatttgtttttttttttgagattcatataattatattcaagAATTCAAAAAGGATTAAGGCCCTAAGATTGCTTCATTAATAAGTTGAATTACGCGGAAAAACACGATATAAATAGTGTAAAGGTATCACCTGTTTACATgcatattaaaatttttcaatgctttaaattaattatatttaagaTGACTTttaaaaaggaaaaaaagataaactTGTCAAAGCTTACACCCGTGCACACCCTAGTGGGACAAGATcatacaaaaataatacataaTTATAAGAACAGCTCGATGCTCATGTTTAATATATCCATGAACGGATATGTATGCGTATAATTAggatatttatttataaccTGGAGACAGTACAGTAACAGTATATTCTAAAATTGTTGTTATGcaatttttcttgaatttgaattgaTCTTGAGATGCTATCCCCAGAGAGAAAAAATCAAGTTTAAAACAGttaattattgtttttcttgTAGACTCTTCAATCGAAACTGGGTGCACTTACTTGGACAGTGGTTGATGGTGATTTAACTTAGTGAAAGTATCTTGTCGCTTGTGACATATTGGACGATGTAGGTGCCCCTCCCTCGATTCGATCCCTGGAAGAACAGGTGTTCCATTGTCCAGGTAATGCAACTGTTCTGCGTGCTTTTGTACGGGATTGGTGCTTCCCACTACAGATACGGGAATTGTTACCCATGATTTAATACCGTGTAGTAAACAGTATACCGCACAACGTTGACAATTACTTATTTAATCGTACCAACAAATGGCACGGGAATACATGCACAAACTGATGTGATCTAAGAAAGTGCGGACAATGACATATTTGTTTACCTTCAGTATTTGTCCGCATACATTATGTGCGGAGAGAAATACCGCACCAAATTACCTTTACTAATTCGTTATCTCTCGTGCACCAACAACGCGCTCGAAGGCAGTTCCTGCTATAATTTCTCCACAAGACCTGTAGCACTCCTAAACATTTTCACGATTTTATCGCAGAAACACGGGCACACAGATAGAGATAGATTTTTCAACTTTCAATAAATGTCATAGTGATGTTAGATTTCAAGATATCGAAAAGACAGACATGCATAAAATGATAAGAACGATAAAAGTTGATATAGCATATATCGAACCTTAAACGTACTTGATTTCTttaaagtaataataacttattAGTCACTGTTATCCACGGAGTtacatttttcattttgtatAGTTTCAGGCTTTTACACCATAAAGATAATTGATATAACgcataatataatagaacTGTccataaaaaaaattaaaagtaatatatcacacacacatataaaattattgcATACAGTGATTCAAAAATAGTGGTAGTTTTCATATGGTTTAAGGCAAAATAAACAACACCCAGCCAAGCGTATTAATCTAAATTATATTGCTATATAAAAGTGCACAGTATAAGAATACGCCATTCATATACAGTCTTGTCTTTCAATATCTATATGCAAAAAAAAGGAAGCAAACAATAACgtataatatttgaaaatgttaTCCATTGAACaaagatataatatttgtttgATTTCAGAAAAATATCCAAATTGGACTCAGACACAACTTGCCCAGTGGGCATATGAAACTTTGCATTTGAGTAAAGTGCCTTCTCAAGGTGCCATCTCAAGAATGCTAGCGAAAAAAGAAGTATACATGAACTCGAAAGAACATGAGAAATCTGCAATTAGAATCAGAAATCCAATAAATGTCCTGGTACGACGTG comes from the Tetrapisispora phaffii CBS 4417 chromosome 1, complete genome genome and includes:
- the SLU7 gene encoding mRNA splicing protein SLU7 (similar to Saccharomyces cerevisiae SLU7 (YDR088C); ancestral locus Anc_8.222), with translation MNKNKATNHRVAKKAQNDHIPKYIKDQPWFYKDDKKLNNSNDDQNSENKNEDDYLLHHRQKNKGNNALDINNNSEAKIGMGINDEVVKISQRSYRKNRGTISQTCANCGLEGHVTRDCLERPTKIVKQANGDTEEPISVRSENIASDYDAKRDRWFGFSWKGDNEVLSSWQKRQEKATIEEGSTRDITNNEATEWDTDEEIELTKLGLYKDDTGLLKVDDADKKGIKMMSVRLREDKANYLKDIYSEDIKYDPKSRIYKDSKVGEVNEKSNMFHRYLTGEGVEFDKLNKISIENAKKEGIKSMDTNPDKVKHVLIANPTKYEKMVKEMREHPKEDESKVKTVNYNDLEARPVEGKRQKKKTKKILADMYG
- the TPHA0A02010 gene encoding uncharacterized protein (similar to Saccharomyces cerevisiae AFR1 (YDR085C) and YER158C; ancestral locus Anc_8.217), coding for MTSGSRELPKDYRHLQIPNSDAHTYESYSQHSYRDGSDSRQSPNYMRPQHSPAANRQRKYYNDTAGNSLSRGNSHSTVRSRQNQSRNISPVSISSVDSNSSMGSQNMGNSHYTTHTQRSRGDSYSYSANHMPASHTSPHIKPIASNGSGYEQNNWRNSRQKARVSMYHDVYVNTENMRMNNKRGVNMGQYDTSATNNSNKWNVESTYDYNPYSNNNDSGYLSLYLTPYQIQRKKMQSCFTFPNGEKFTPKEEIKRQNKALEEQLACGNKEERNKNGLPISNNNRNSNNNNNSHTNMNNADKPKTLVGSIARIFGMKKKSNFQTMNINTAEKESDRMYFAEPKDHQHNIPNFRSNQVDGSDSVLLKINDISDADSPSTFMNNSTKKIKFSNDVDIRGTWSSLEYERKPDIITVSYDHFIEGPLNSQDSITRDQQNQSPSSKKIKAEVNKFKETEMFVHQDSIQYTHYFIL
- the RRP8 gene encoding 25S rRNA (adenine645-N1)-methyltransferase (similar to Saccharomyces cerevisiae RRP8 (YDR083W); ancestral locus Anc_8.215), with protein sequence MSLFAVDGWDIKSSKVIYDKANRKELTEEQEEKKKIRKDKKKLNKQKKRLLQQGKNVDTELNNKKDEEQKEEQEQEKEPKQEEHAVKQDLKKANNSQKRKHDELNESEVTEGNNPSNMQPITPIKKLTPLQQKMMAKLTGSRFRWINEQLYTIQSDDALKLIEEQPQIFDEYHDGFRSQVQAWPENPVDVMVNEIRVRSQKPVNAPGGLPGLKDKTIVIADMGCGEAKLALDVDNYFKGINQKAKKPFFKRKHKVHSFDLKRVNERITVADIKNVPLPDESCSIVIFCLALMGTNFLDFIKEAYRLLTPRGELWISEIKSRFNDKDGSGDEFVNALKLMGFFHKTTDVGNKMFTRFEFFKPAQDIIEERIAKLERRQKFIEVETEKEELEKKRTKIAEGKWLLKPCIYKRR
- the STN1 gene encoding Stn1p (similar to Saccharomyces cerevisiae STN1 (YDR082W); ancestral locus Anc_8.214), which gives rise to MESYDYVTHIEGNKYFYIPNLFKFNNHYYDFKKGEEIDEFFYHFRYKNLLTYDIVKNFYKNKQIHLNYYKYQSLDNNIFFINNHPLNCVSISGFVQHFKIRSINKKEFIVIKIDDNSVNDHFDYLSCKISVEKFRTLNLFNSNRYESFKKLHCKKVRIFGSVNSRCNEFDIEYIKLIDEKNSLIDECEHWKSCIENRHELYDNNWVVDSSILKKLLFSNRISNEKDISNDSEEANSKQESVFETKNRKYKSLNYYDDGVECNYIETLQYKDLRNEIEITSPYASRIDKKFNPHVYLKLREEQTSHENMEDGENPGKCLPVDLVLKPQVAERIACESVESRDALDEESGSKGIARIPETNSKKYNNILLKILLFDCEDLVSTDYLLKLLKLQKLDGNTENITIPKLIFAENNDTFSNKFSHYEFTLLKEYLVDLQKIELIRVNNAGDTMDLNNLHRLFSYCHKHCKLFINLKYNTVTINHSLIKKKLDIHKVPDMVIINIYRESIKNFVNQNPRLLKSWFIEVNANRSSILYLKYPGNVDT